The Caretta caretta isolate rCarCar2 chromosome 15, rCarCar1.hap1, whole genome shotgun sequence genome window below encodes:
- the PLA2G1B gene encoding phospholipase A2: MKFILLILLFSVGAANAATISRALWQFRALIKCAIPNSNPLHDYNNYGCYCGFGGSGTPVDTLDRCCQVHDNCYSMSKKLSACKGLLDNPYTEVYTYSCSGTTITCSTKNDECEMFICECDRKAAICFSEAPYNPEYKDLDSALCG, encoded by the exons ATGAAATTCATCCTGCTCATTCTGCTGTTTTCAG TGGGTGCGGCCAATGCCGCTACCATCTCCCGGGCTCTGTGGCAGTTCCGCGCACTAATCAAATGCGCCATCCCGAACAGCAACCCACTACATGATTACAATAACTATGGCTGCTACTGTGGCTTCGGAGGCAGCGGAACACCAGTGGACACCCTTGACAG GTGCTGTCAGGTGCATGATAACTGCTATTCTATGTCCAAGAAGCTTTCAGCGTGTAAAGGACTTCTGGACAACCCTTACACAGAGGTGTATACCTACAGCTGCTCAGGCACCACCATTACCTGTAGTA CCAAGAATGACGAGTGCGAAATGTTCATCTGCGAGTGCGACCGCAAGGCGGCCATCTGCTTCTCGGAGGCGCCCTACAACCCGGAGTACAAGGACCTGGACTCCGCCCTGTGCGGCTGA